Proteins found in one Oncorhynchus mykiss isolate Arlee chromosome 17, USDA_OmykA_1.1, whole genome shotgun sequence genomic segment:
- the LOC118940249 gene encoding gastrula zinc finger protein XlCGF26.1-like isoform X1 — MDREKGMLMDEIEKGLWNLTEDNLRYLCERHGHGGKDGFEVKGMDHRSLRRKILEEMWDNTDSMKSEEQGISWLVRLKEDIRRIQEEGSSADDDDDAVDCDEEWNGEGGVQLPSNGLEVEPMSSSQSDDDVDCDEERDEEVRDWMASDGLEVELSPERHTPEQRVREDKPPRPPATLSKSPGRASRGSALLRCLKKRASVQLDDSKTTRTGEKSHSPSSAKRCKKTLPGDRPSSHICDHCGKNLGSQKSLKSHMRVHTEEKPHECSECGETFRLLRSLKKHQKLHTGEVRGTKKVKVPHPCPHCGTMLASKKELKDHLRIRHTEKTQLCSECGKRFSSTYALRKHQRLHTGEQLHLCPDCGKTFYTQAHLISHQRVHAEHRERPHVCPVCGRGFTAASSLKSHQSIHTGEKPYLCAECGKSFRTLGHFTTHQKQHVEAKPSFPCPVCNQCLSTKRNLVFHQRMHTGEKPYHCSQCDRRFVNEQKLKSHQRVHTGEKPYLCSQCGKSFALSQNLKKHLRVHSGERRYRCTYCVKSFISSSGLKSHLQTHTGVKPCHCPECGKGFSEKRALKNHMLTHGRETAPTFQCL; from the exons ATGGATCGAGAGAAGGGAATGTTGATGGATGAAATCGAAAAGGGTTTATGGAATTTAACCGAGGACAATCTGCGTTACCTCTGTGAACGTCATGGACACGGTGGGAAAGATGGCTTCGAAGTTAAAGGCATGGATCACCGCTCGTTGCGGCGTAAAATCCTGGAGGAAATGTGGGACAATACGGACTCAATGAAATCAGAGGAGCAGGGAATATCTTGGTTAGTCCGACTGAAAGAGGACATCAGGAGGATACAGGAGGAGGGTAGcagtgctgatgatgatgatgatgctgtagACTGTGACGAAGAATGGAACGGAGAGGGCGGGGTTCAGTTACCTAGCAATGGGTTGGAGGTGGAGCCCATGAGTTCCAGCCAATCTGATGATGATGTAGACTGTGATGAAGAAAGGGACGAGGAGGTCAGGGATTGGATGGCTAGCGATGGGTTGGAGGTGGAGTTGTCTCCAGAGAGGCACACACcagagcagagagtgagagag GACAAGCCTCCCCGGCCCCCCGCCACCCTCTCGAAGTCCCCGGGTCGTGCGTCCCGCGGTAGCGCCCTACTGCGCTGTCTGAAGAAGAGGGCGTCTGTGCAGCTAGACGACAGCAAGACAACTcgcacaggagagaaatctcacAGCCCGTCTAGCGCTAAACGATGCAAGAAAACTCTCCCAGGAGACAGGCCTAGTTCCCATATCTGTGATCACTGCGGGAAAAATTTAGGAAGTCAAAAAAGCCTGAAAAGCCACATGCGCGTTCATACCGAAGAAAAACCTCATGAGTGCTCCGAGTGTGGGGAGACGTTCCGTCTGTTAAGAAGCCTTAAAAAACATCAGAAACTTCACACTGGTGAGGTCAGAGGGACGAAGAAAGTCAAAGTCCCTCATCCGTGTCCTCACTGCGGGACGATGCTAGCTTCGAAGAAAGAATTAAAGGATCATCTGAGAATCCGCCACACTGAGAAAACTCAGCTCTGCTCTGAATGTGGCAAGAGATTCTCTAGCACCTACGCCCTGAGGAAACACCAGAGACTACACACTGGGGAGCAGCTCCACCTCTGCCCTGACTGTGGGAAGACCTTCTATACTCAGGCACACTTGATATCTCACCAGAGGGTCCATGCCGAACACAGGGAAAGGCCGCATGTGTGTCCCGTCTGTGGGAGGGGCTTTACAGCAGCTTCGTCCTTGAAGTCACATCAGAGTATTCACACCGGAGAGAAACCTTACCTCTGCGCTGAATGCGGGAAGAGTTTCAGAACATTAGGACACTTCACAACACACCAGAAGCAGCATGTCGAAGCAAAGCCATCTTTCCCTTGCCCTGTTTGCAATCAGTGTCTCTCAACAAAGCGCAACCTGGTATTTCACCAGAGAAtgcacacgggagagaagccttaccactgctctcagtgtgaCCGGCGCTTTGTTAATGAGCAGAAATTGAAAAGTCATCAGCGtgtacacactggagagaagccctaCCTTTGCTCCCAGTGTGGGAAAAGTTTCGCTCTTTCACAAAATCTTAAAAAGCATCTCAGGGTGCATTCAGGTGAGAGACGTTACAGATGTACCTATTGTGTAAAGAGTTTCATTTCTTCATCTGGTCTGAAATCACACCTGCAAACGCACACTGGAGTGAAACCCTGCCACTGCCCTGAATGTGGGAAAGGTTTCTCAGAGAAGAGAGCTCTGAAGAATCACATGCtcacacacgggagagaaaccgCTCCAACGTTCCAATGTCTGTGA
- the LOC118940249 gene encoding uncharacterized protein LOC118940249 isoform X2, whose amino-acid sequence MDREKGMLMDEIEKGLWNLTEDNLRYLCERHGHGGKDGFEVKGMDHRSLRRKILEEMWDNTDSMKSEEQGISWLVRLKEDIRRIQEEGSSADDDDDAVDCDEEWNGEGGVQLPSNGLEVEPMSSSQSDDDVDCDEERDEEVRDWMASDGLEVELSPERHTPEQRVRETHVMFPGRLKTWI is encoded by the coding sequence ATGGATCGAGAGAAGGGAATGTTGATGGATGAAATCGAAAAGGGTTTATGGAATTTAACCGAGGACAATCTGCGTTACCTCTGTGAACGTCATGGACACGGTGGGAAAGATGGCTTCGAAGTTAAAGGCATGGATCACCGCTCGTTGCGGCGTAAAATCCTGGAGGAAATGTGGGACAATACGGACTCAATGAAATCAGAGGAGCAGGGAATATCTTGGTTAGTCCGACTGAAAGAGGACATCAGGAGGATACAGGAGGAGGGTAGcagtgctgatgatgatgatgatgctgtagACTGTGACGAAGAATGGAACGGAGAGGGCGGGGTTCAGTTACCTAGCAATGGGTTGGAGGTGGAGCCCATGAGTTCCAGCCAATCTGATGATGATGTAGACTGTGATGAAGAAAGGGACGAGGAGGTCAGGGATTGGATGGCTAGCGATGGGTTGGAGGTGGAGTTGTCTCCAGAGAGGCACACACcagagcagagagtgagagag